A single region of the Triticum dicoccoides isolate Atlit2015 ecotype Zavitan chromosome 2B, WEW_v2.0, whole genome shotgun sequence genome encodes:
- the LOC119368923 gene encoding AAA-ATPase At3g28610-like — translation MREGQDEVADEFRGVTIWWSALKEDDYDMRRCCRLTFHQRHRKLIVDEYLPHVRRCGRAAMSGTRRRRLHTNKTNLSYSASRKDVWSYIDFHHPTTFETLAMHPDKKQMIIDDLNDFRSSEDYYLRIGKAWKRGYLLYGPPGTGKSTMIAAMANYLNYDVYDIELTTLKSNNDLRKLFIETTGKSIIVIEDIDCSLNLTGSRAAMAQPKRADGAPKKGSIVTLSGLLNFIDGIWSAHSGERIIVFTTNHLDKLDAALIRRGRMDLHIEMSYCGFEAFKTLAKNYIGVDAHPLFATLEELLQAAQITPADVAECLMASRRSSRDIDACMSRLVDELIKTAKISTTADDDDKDDVSLKRAKDNVEIRDAAAKPNGGSDGSSDIGDGCGLGDGSDLEDDCSSYDSDDSY, via the exons ATGCGGGAGGGGCAGGACGAGGTGGCCGACGAGTTCCGGGGCGTCACCATCTGGTGGTCCGCCCTCAAGGAGGACGACTACGACATGCGGAGGTGCTGCCGCCTCACCTTCCATCAGAGGCACAGGAAGCTCATCGTCGACGAGTACCTCCCGCACGTGCGACGGTGCGGGCGCGCCGCCATGTCcggcacccgccgccgccgcctccacaccAACAAGACCAACCTCAGCTACTC TGCTAGCAGGAAAGACGTGTGGAGCTACATCGACTTTCACCATCCGACAACGTTCGAAACCCTCGCCATGCACCCCGACAAGAAGCAGATGATCATCGACGACCTCAACGACTTCCGGAGCAGCGAGGACTACTACCTCCGCATCGGCAAGGCGTGGAAGCGCGGCTACCTCCTCTACGGCCCACCgggaacgggcaagtccaccatgaTCGCTGCCATGGCCAACTACCTCAACTACGACGTCTACGACATCGAGCTCACCACACTAAAATCCAATAATGACCTACGAAAGCTCTTCATCGAGACGACGGGCAAGTCGATCATCGTCATCGAGGACATCGACTGCTCCCTCAACCTAACCGGCAGCCGTGCCGCCATGGCCCAGCCAAAGCGAGCGGACGGGGCGCCCAAGAAGGGCAGCATAGTGACGCTGTCCGGACTGCTCAACTTCATCGACGGGATCTGGTCGGCACACAGTGGCGAGCGGATCATCGTGTTCACCACCAACCACCTGGACAAGCTCGATGCCGCGCTAATCCGGCGCGGGAGGATGGACTTGCACATTGAGATGTCCTACTGTGGGTTCGAGGCATTCAAGACGCTAGCAAAGAACTACATCGGCGTGGACGCGCACCCGCTGTTTGCGACTCTCGAGGAGCTGCTGCAGGCGGCTCAGATCACACCCGCAGACGTCGCCGAGTGCCTGATGGCGTCCAGGCGCAGCTCCCGCGACATTGATGCTTGTATGAGCCGTCTCGTCGATGAGCTCATTAAGACGGCCAAAATAAGCACAACAGCAGACGACGACGACAAGGATGATGTTTCACTTAAAAGGGCCAAGGATAATGTTGAGATCAGAGATGCGGCTGCAAAGCCAAACGGAGGAAGTGATGGCAGTAGTGATATTGGAGACGGTTGTGGTCTTGGGGATGGTAGTGATCTTGAAGATGATTGTTCATCTTATGATTCTGATGATTCATATTAG
- the LOC119368922 gene encoding uncharacterized protein LOC119368922 produces MATKYIIGALVGSFGIAYVCDTTVSDKKIFGGTVCKTATDKEWFQATDAKFQAWPRTAGPPVIMNPISRQNFIVKNP; encoded by the exons ATGGCGACAAAGTACATCATCGGCGCCCTGGTCGGATCCTTTGGCATTGCGTACGTCTGCGACACGACCGTTTCTGACAAGAAGATCTTTGGAG GCACTGTTTGCAAGACCGCGACCGACAAGGAGTGGTTTCAGGCCACGGATGCCAAGTTCCAGGCCTGGCCTCGCACCGCTGGGCCGCCGGTCATCATGAACCCCATCAGCCGCCAGAACTTCATCGTCAAGAACCCTTGA
- the LOC119366474 gene encoding probable N-acetylglucosaminyl-phosphatidylinositol de-N-acetylase, with protein MAWIWVVAVAGAILLLWAVSLGRILSSPAPYCLPPSPRFLPPFHGDRRCRNVLLVLAHPDDESMFFTPTILFLESKGHKVHVLCMSLGNADGFGDTRKEELYNACATLKIPAEQVAVLDHQKLQDGFHEEWDHGLLAELTMEQIQLWDIDTIVTFDSYGVSGHPNHRDVHHGICKLLHENQQENIEAWELVSLNMFRKYSGAVEIWLSPLISSSSKQLICCLVNCNPSRTFKAMAAHRSQWVWFTRLFVTLSSYTYVNMLQKF; from the exons ATGGCGTGGATCTGGGTGGTCGCGGTGGCCGGAGCCATCCTCCTTCTGTGGGCGGTCTCCCTCGGCCGGATACTCTCCTCCCCGGCGCCCTACTGCCTCCCTCCGAGCCCTCGCTTCCTGCCCCCTTTCCACGGCGACAGGAGGTGCCGGAACGTGCTCCTGGTGCTCGCCCACCCCGACGACGAGTCCAT GTTTTTTACTCCAACGATTCTTTTCCTCGAATCAAAAGGTCACAAGGTTCATGTTTTGTGCATGTCTCTTG GTAACGCTGATGGTTTTGGAGATACTCGTAAAGAAGAATTGTACAATGCATGCGCTACTCTGAAG ATTCCAGCTGAGCAAGTTGCAGTCTTGGACCATCAAAAGTTGCAG GATGGGTTTCATGAGGAATGGGATCATGGACTACTAGCAGAACTTACCATGGAGCAGATCCAACTGTGGGATATCGACACA ATTGTGACCTTTGATTCCTATGGAGTATCAGGTCATCCGAATCATCGTGATGTTCATCATGGCATATG CAAGCTTCTTCATGAGAATCAGCAAGAAAATATTGAAGCGTGGGAACTT GTAAGCCTGAACATGTTTCGGAAATACAGTGGTGCAGTTGAAATTTGGTTATCTCCGTTGATCTCCTCAAGTTCAAAGCAACTGATATGTTGTCTAGTTAACTGTAACCCTTCCAGAACCTTTAAGGCAATGGCTGCACACAGAAGCCAGTGGGTTTG gTTTACGCGATTGTTTGTAACGCTTTCAAGTTACACATATGTAAACATGCTCCAGAAATTTTAG